The sequence AGGTAACTCTGCCCATGTCTCTATCAACACCCTTACTCCCTGCTTTTTAGGGTATTATGTCTGCCTCCACACTGGCTGGTGGAGCTGAGTTAATAATCTAACAGGGCTGAGTTACTAACTTGGTGGAGTCAAAACACCAATATATTAGAGTCACATTACTCACTCTTAAAATAAAGTTTTTCCTCCATGGCCTccaagatttaaaaaaaaaaggggcgaGACTAAGAAGACTAAAATAACTAATTTAGTAAAAGGAATACTTTAGCATTtttcataaacttctcaatatCAGCAAACATTCATGATTGGAGATGAATAAATATAACTAGAGAATTCCTACTTGTCACCATGGAAGTTCCTAACGGCCCCCTGGGGGACTGCTCTTCAGGTTAAAAACATATTTTTGGGGGGGCATACCGGTATATTCTATATTGTTTATACATCAGCGTATTCAAATTAATCTATTGAGGATTGGAAATGGTCTAGAAAATATGTTTATAGGGTGAGGGGGTCAAAGGGGGGCAAAGCTCCCCCCCCTGGTTGGCCATTAGGTTACAAGTCGGGGTTGGTTTAGTTTAAGAAAATAGACCGAAATTAAGGCATCGGAATTATACTgaacctttctcctttttttttttatctaaagggactttgctgttttgttttgtttttttatctggaCCCAACCCAGACCTTCTGCCCATACCCTAGGTGGTGCACACCAGCACACAGAAACACCAAAAAGAAACTCCGCTGGTTCGTCCCTTTGAGATGTCACCACGACGCCAACACCCCCCAGTcaccccctggacacagccatcacccgCCTGAGGACTGGACACACCCGCCTCAACGCCCACCTGCACAGACTGAACATAGCCCAAgacccacactgcccatggtgccccacacaacctgacacaccagaacaccacctcctccactccccaagattccactccctccgcaccaccctcaaagcatccttaacccggtagcagcgatgggccaaatttctgccatgatataaacctcccaaaatagatgatgcataaactgatcacaaatactcgatatatattatgaaatggtttgtgtgagtgatgattctttcttatcattttacttagaggggcctttaacctaacctaacctaacctaacctaacctaagtaacatgacctccgcagctaccgggttaaccagtctccgtattcacaggccaaccctagaggacctgctggggATCGACGctctcagccccaacactgccttccacgcCCTCAAGTGCACGCAAACTTTCCTGCAGAAGTCtgggcaactcgacaggatcaAACTTCCGCCccctgataacaactaccactgaccccataaaacacccacgaagaagaagaagaagaaaatatggtgTCAATCTACCACTCTTATTTAACATGACAGCCCACCAGGATAAAGACAACAGGGAgaacaacacaccaacacaccacacacacacactcactcttctATAACACTaaacataacaaaaaagaaaaaggtttaTATATTTACGGCAACACACCACTGCGCCATCAgctgactccctccctctctccctctctctctctcttgtctttctctccttcccacctctttTATCACCCCTTCTCACCTTTATCATatcctctccacctccatctttctctccacaCCTTTATCTTCCCCTGTTTACCTCCAATTTTCTCTCCGATCCTTTAATTATTCCTCCATTCttacctgttcctccttcacctctctctctcacacacacacacgtacacacatacacacacttacatCTCTTAACTCTATACAAAAAATGAACTCAAATTTAAGATATGCATAAAAGCTCAACATATATCTGGTCTATTACGAGTTTTATatagagaaaagtaagagaaaagagagagacttTAGTGTTCCGTTGAAAAGACTCAAACAACCATGGAAGAAATGGACAATTTGGAATTAAAATATGGATACAATTACATAAACTGATTTGCTATTGAGTATTATATGAGAACAAAAACTATTACTTACTTACAAATGGCACAAATACTCCCAATATATCCATTCCAAAACAATTGATATGCCTACGTTCTTGTATATTTCTCTCTGCTTATTAAAACTCATTATCGACATATATTTAAAGTGTTTTTAAGCTATTAACTATATACAGAAGACAAAATTACTCTTATTAAACCCTCTACGTCATATAGCCATTCCAAAATTATACTGACATGCAATCCTTACCCTCATATATTTCTCTCTGCTTATCAAAACTCATTATCAACATATTTAAAGTGTTTTTAAGCTATTAACTATATACAGAAGACAAAATTACTCTTATTAAACCCTCTACGTAATATAGCCATTCCAAAATTATACTGATATGCAGTCCTTACCCTCATATATTTCTCTCTGCTTATCAAAACTCATTATCAACATATTTAAAGTGTTTCTAAGCTATTAACTATATACAGAAGACAAAATTACTCTTATTAAACCCTCTACGTAATATAGCCATTCCAAAATTATACTGATATGCCATCCTTAACCCTCATATATTTCTCTCTGCTTATCAAAACTCATTATCAACACATTTAAAGTGTTTCCAAGCTATTAACTACTAATGACATAATTACTTTATTAAACCCTCTACGTACTAATACAGCCATTCCCAAAACGATTACCATATGCCTACCTAACCAGCTAATCCTCCACCTCTTAATATATCTCTCTTATCATTTTCTACATATTCCGAGGGTTTCCGAGCTGCTAAACACTGAAAAAAAGGCTTAAAGTAGTCCTATATATATCTCTCTTATCTACAGGTTCCAGGGTTGGCCACGCCCATACGAGGAGAAAACACGTATTTTGTGGGCGTGGCAAGCAGCTGATAAGTCTGTATGCGAGAGGCGAGGCATGTCCGAGGTCAGTTGGGTACAGAAATAACATCAAGGAGAACTAAAatgccttcctccccttcttcttcttcttcccctcctcctcttcctcctccttctccgtatctgttctaatcttcctcctcctgctgtctctccctcctcctcctcctcctaatcgttttcctacttctcctcctccctttctcttcatctttctgtttgttgtttgtcctcttttctcctgcttttctttcctctccttttcctccttcagggttttcttttcttctttttatccttttgttgtttttccttattccttcttatccttccatccttttctcttctcttcatattcctcctcgtctttccttctctcctttcttcattccctctctgttcttctcttcctcctcctcctctttctattcgtCCTTGTATTGTAATGTTtaggtattactactactactactactactactactactactactactactactactactactactaccacatataataataataataataataataataataataataataataataataataataataataataatgaaaaataaagccaCAATTAGCACTgtattcttgtttattatttcatAACACTATAAATATAAAATTACTGTACACACAAACGGTATTAATAGTCTTGATAATacacaataatgacaataataataacaatgataatgacagCTGGccgcccctacacacacacacacacacacacacacacacacacacacacacacacttcctcctcttcttcctcttcctctttccttccctttcttctttttcctcttctttgtttattcctttcccctcctcctcctcctctcctttcttcccctttccacacacacacacacacacacacacacacacacacacacacacacggggggtcACCAACACAGAGAATAAAATAAAGTCATCAACCTTTATAATAATCaatctattaaaaaaaaagtaattatctgttgtatttatttattcacttattgtATTTTGAAGTTCATTAACGTGTATAATCTTATCTTGTTGTGAACGAATCCTCTGAGCAACAATATACAcagcattaataataataataataataataataataataataataataataataataataataataataataataataataataataataataataataataataataataataatgatgggtTAATAATTACACTACAACTCAcggcattttatttttcctctccctcttttttttctctctctctccctcactttttttttatttatttttctagtcaactttctactttattttcctttctttctttattcttcttttcgtaaattttttcttctcctttcacaattttttcttcttttaatttcctttttcttcatcttttcttcctttctttctttattcttgttttttttcttcttttcacaattttttcttcttttcataacttttccttcttttcatttccttttttcttcatcttttcttcctttctttctttattcttggtttttcttcttttcacaaatttttcttctcttttcataacttttccttcttttcatttccttttttcttcagcttttcttcctttctttctttattcttcgtcttattttcttctcctttcatttccttttttcttcctttctttctttattcttcgtcttttccttaatttcacaacttgtcttcctttcattttctcttttcttcatcttttcttcctttcacaaaCTTTTCAACCTTCACggaccttcattctccttttcttcttatattttcttctttattcttctcctttttttcttcttatggcaAATTTTTCAAAGCCTCACTGGGTCTCATTTTTGAAGTCTATGTACATTTGTTTATGGATCAAAAACACGATTGCTCTTTATCATTCCCGgttcttcttctctgccttctttatctacaggaggtgaaggagagaaagagaacaatggGGAGGGAGTgccggaggggaaaaaaataataatacttaaAACTAGATACATGAGCAAACactgtggaggggaggaggaggaggaggaggaggaggaagaggaagaggaagaggaggaagaggactttgGAGAcaaccctctttctttctctccaaccCTCTTCCATTATtacaagaagggagggaaggagggaagaagaagggagaggagagaaacgggaaaagagaatggaggaatagattagaaaatggaaggaaagggaaagaaaggaaggaaggaaaggaggaagagaagggaaaagaaagggtatGAACGAGGATTAattaagggaagaggatgaataaaagagggaaatataagagaaagggaaagaaaggaggattaagataaggagagaaaggaggaagaggagggaaaaggaagggaatgaacgaggattaagggaagaggatgaataaaagagggaaatataagagaaaggggaagaaagaaggattaagacagggagaggaaggagggggagggggagggggagggggttgaggtTGGCAAGATGTCCTCcacccaaaaaaaatatatgaaaaagcacattaagaaaggtaaaggaactCTTGCCACACCTGTTGATGACCTTAATTAATTAGTTTTATCTTAGTTACTCTTCCAGCGTGGCGGTGCTTTGGTTCTCTCTGAATATTCCTTCTATGTCAGCttcgtagtttttttttcacttttctgaatatatttttacttttttcccttctcgagtatacattttcattttttttgttacatatcattttcttcctttgttatatttttcattttacaGATTTAGGTAAGTTAAGTGGCATTCGTTTTCTGTTATTATCAGGatcatgtttatctgttgttttttcatttattttttcaatgtCTTCTCTTTGTTTACATTGTCGGTTAACTTTGGGTCTTTATTTTCAAGGGTCCAGGAGATACAATTTGGTTCCACAATGTGTCCTGTTCTTGGTCATCATTATAATTCTATCACATTCAGAGCTTCCATTTCGTCTATTCTTCCACCATCAATATTACTTTCTATCTTTTGCAGTTCAATTTCACACGACACATTCGTCTCCAAATACTATTTTATTCAATAAGTCAGTTTTTCCATCAACGTCATACATCGTAAACTACAATTTTCTTTAATCTCCCTCACTTTCATTCTCATCTTCGTTTCAAAATTTGCATGACTGAAATTTGAGTACATTCGACTTGAGTGGGCGTGGGCGGGGACTAACTCATTCTGGTTCTCGGTAGGGGCGCCACTTGTGCTAGAACGCCCCTGGACGGAAGTTTCAAGAAGTCTCTCATAACAAATTAATACAAATGAAAACGTAGACCAGACGCATTACAACAATCTACACTTATGGAATTGTCATGACTAAAAAAATACTTAACCTAAAaccaaaacaataataaaaatgagcTTCCCAGAATTCTTCAAAACATATCATAACACATCTCGATACATATCATTATACAAGACTTTAAAAAATAATCTTTACTCTTCTTATTTTGGCTTTGACGCAGATATTCAtaacacacaatatatataaaaaaacaacaagatgAAAACATatgataaaacataaaaaaaaacaattatccttttatttctctcatttcaaCTGGTCTATATTCATAACacataacaaaaaaaatcatgaaaatacACATCGAAACATAAGCTTAAAGATATAATACACGAGACAGGCATCACTTAAGGGCTAAAAAGTATTGTTATGGTTGTTTACatctatgaaaaaaaatgtgactgTAGTTTACAATGCATCTATACATTATGTTGAATCTTTATACTTATATTTACAGGGGCTGGCTACGGCGATGGGCTGGGTTAAGCAGAGTGGCTCGGCGTTCATTGCTTGTTCTTAATCTCATTCTGgtttttatcctgttttttttttcattctttttctattttcttctttttctacttccttcattcctcctcggGGTTCATTGCTTGTTCTTAATCTCATTCTgttttttatcctgttttttttcattctttttctattttcttctttttctacttccttcattTCAGTTTTGGCTCGGGGTTCATTGCTTGTTCTTAATCTCATTCTGTTTTTTATCCcgtttgtttttcattctttttccattttcttcatttcagtTTTGGCTCGGCGTTCAGTGCTGTTCTGTTTTTCTCccgtttctttttcatcctttatattttcttctttttctacttccattttagtcttgatttgatttttttcttccctttcttcctgagTGTTGATCTGATTTGATTTgtatttcctcccattctctctttccttcccatcctgccttagttttcataaaaatacgatttgttttcatttacattttcatGAATCTGGAGCTTCCAAGTAATCATTAGTTTTCATTTATATACATAACTTTTCTCGTGTGATTTCAGGGTTCGTGAATTTGTTTCGAGATCTCCAAATCATTTCAAAATATGGCTTTTGTCAATATCAGTTTCATGTAAAATCACTTGATCGTAAAGAAAAGAACAAGCATCGAACGCAAAAGTCCAATCGgctaaacccacacacacacacacacacacacacacagacacacacacacacacactgacacacacacacacaaaaaaaagtcttTAGCATAGCATTAAATAGACAACAAAAAGCAAAACTGATGacaaaaaaattcaaaaataaaataaaaatcgaaaagaaaaaaacaaagaatgacattaaaaaataaaatcatattaaaaagcaagatgggggggtgggggtggggagtgaACAAgaaaggggggagtggggggaaaATGCCCAGACAAGTTGGGGGGCAGCTGGGGGGTGAActgaaaggaggggggggggggggatatgggGGGTCCCTCTGCCAGATTTGACGAGGTAGAAATGGCATATGAAGTGAGAGGTGATGGGTTAAGGAGGGGGGGGATGGGTGAGGGGAGGTAGTTgttagggaagaatggaagggaaggggaaggaagggaggaaagacaaggaagggaaagaaggcaaggaaaggaaagggaagggaaaggaaggaagggaaaggaaacaaggaaagggaaggggaaggaaggactgaggaagggaaagaaggcaaggggaaggaaggaaggaagggaaagaaggcaaggaaagggatggaaggacagaggaagggaaagaaggcaagagggaggagagatgggagggaggtgaggaagggaagaagatgggagggagtgaaggaagggaaagagaaagaaaaagaaaaacgaatataaatgggaggagaagggagggaaaactaTCTTGTCTAACCTCACCGAAAGaggacagaagaagggaagaaaaaaatgagaataaagaagaaaaagaagacaggtgaCTACATCGGGCACTGGCcagacataaacacacacacacacacacacacacacacacacacacacgcaaattccTCAAAACACATGAACCATAACTCTAAAAAATCTAAACATACCACTAAAAActaacccaaacacacacacacatacacacacagaccctccctccccccaaccaCATTCTACATTCTACCACTCCCATCTATAACACCGCATCCATACCAGCCACATCGTCGACCTCAACACCGTCAGGCAGCTCAACACCTTCCCCATCGAACTCCTCCGCGGCCGCAAGAACGGGAAGGGACAGCATCTTGGCCGCGCCCCTGAAGAATACAGAGTAGCAATGCGTGGCCGACTCAGACGCAAGCAGACACCAAACTCCATACATCATGATCAGCTGGACTAGACGATGGAAGAAGTGCATTTTCCTCATGTTCCTTCGGGCCTTTGGCAAGTCCTTCAGCTCCTCCTTCATGATGTACTGTTTGCAGCCCTTCTGGTAGGTCTCGATGTAAGCGCCCCAGTCCAGGGAGTCTATATCGAAGTGGTAGATCTCCTGGTCGGTTGGGGAGAGCGTGTCCCAGAGGCATTGCGAGCGTGTGTTGTGGAAGACCCAATCGCGTAGCATGAAGTACTCCAGCGCGCCAACGGCTTTCACCATCTTGTTGCAGAGGTTGACGGCGCtgcagaggacgaggagggaggggaagggaaggaggacgaggaaggggaggaagggaggaaagagttagTTTTGGGGATCTGTACTCGTGGTTGGTTGAGCTAAGATTTGGTACTATAATACTACTCTTagaataatggtaatgatactaTTCTCTCGTTTTTAAGTATTTGGTGATGATATACAAGtacaattactactaccattactactagcactaccaccatcacagccacAAACAACCACTAACAACCAAACCGCCACAACCACTCACATCGGCTTCTTCCCAATCATGCGCATAATGGTGTCTGCCAAGTGCGCGGGCAAGATGTTGACGAGGTTGATATGCAACTGGTGCATGAACTTGTTGGTCTTGGCCGAGCCGTCCGGGTACCACAGCGGGgagttgaaggggaaggctcgCACAGACTTCTCCAGGTGTATCGCCAGGTCGTCGCTGGTGAGGGGCTTCTGGGTGCCCGTGGAGCAGCAGAAGATGGGCACGGAGCTGGGTctgggggatggggggtggggtatCAGGTCAGTGCGCACGAATGCAATATACAATGATAGATACAACGAACGAAACGATGCCATgaaataaacccccaaaaatagatgatacataatctgatcacaaatgctttgatatatattatgaaatggtttgtgcctTTAATTAAGAATGAAGACACCGAAAACAAGAATGcggcccttacacacacacacacacacacacacacacacacacacacacacacacacacacactcgcacattatatcccactcacccactcagccATTCACCCACTCACTTGTATCTGCCGGCCGCGGTGTTCCAGGCGGAGACGATCATGAGGTTGATGGGGAAGTCTACGGGGATAAAGTCCAGCGTGATGCCTGGCTTGATGTAGAGGGAGCGGAGGACGCCCTTGCTCATGCCCACCAGCAGCCCCGTGAAGGCGAAGAGGTTGTCCACCCACCCGGGCATCGGCTCCCGCCACGACCCGCACACTGGGGGAGGAgacatggggaggaagggggtgagtaaAGTGTGGAATGAGGAGGTACGGGGAGatatggaggcggtggctgaatgcatagcgtgacggcgccgcgttcaggacggcgcgagttcaatccccgcccg comes from Eriocheir sinensis breed Jianghai 21 chromosome 49, ASM2467909v1, whole genome shotgun sequence and encodes:
- the LOC126981884 gene encoding putative fatty acyl-CoA reductase CG5065 isoform X2, with the protein product MAEDGASEISEWYRGKNVFITGGSGFLGKVLLEKLLRTCPVRRIYLLMRPKRGVEVNQRLDDIFNYKLFDGIKKTQPEVIQKVFAVRGDITMEGLGISDEDEARLVEEVNIVFHAAATINFQEPMRVAVNMNMLGTKRVVSLAKKMKNLQSLVYVSTAYSNCHLPEVYEELYPAPIDPSRLIQLTEWLDDDLLETLTPKLVQPRPNTYTYTKALAEHLLVTDGARLPISIVRPSIVCGSWREPMPGWVDNLFAFTGLLVGMSKGVLRSLYIKPGITLDFIPVDFPINLMIVSAWNTAAGRYKPSSVPIFCCSTGTQKPLTSDDLAIHLEKSVRAFPFNSPLWYPDGSAKTNKFMHQLHINLVNILPAHLADTIMRMIGKKPIAVNLCNKMVKAVGALEYFMLRDWVFHNTRSQCLWDTLSPTDQEIYHFDIDSLDWGAYIETYQKGCKQYIMKEELKDLPKARRNMRKMHFFHRLVQLIMMYGVWCLLASESATHCYSVFFRGAAKMLSLPVLAAAEEFDGEGVELPDGVEVDDVAGMDAVL
- the LOC126981884 gene encoding putative fatty acyl-CoA reductase CG5065 isoform X1, whose translation is MAEDGASEISEWYRGKNVFITGGSGFLGKVLLEKLLRTCPVRRIYLLMRPKRGVEVNQRLDDIFNYKGADLADPLSNIRGGRTNESTLFDGIKKTQPEVIQKVFAVRGDITMEGLGISDEDEARLVEEVNIVFHAAATINFQEPMRVAVNMNMLGTKRVVSLAKKMKNLQSLVYVSTAYSNCHLPEVYEELYPAPIDPSRLIQLTEWLDDDLLETLTPKLVQPRPNTYTYTKALAEHLLVTDGARLPISIVRPSIVCGSWREPMPGWVDNLFAFTGLLVGMSKGVLRSLYIKPGITLDFIPVDFPINLMIVSAWNTAAGRYKPSSVPIFCCSTGTQKPLTSDDLAIHLEKSVRAFPFNSPLWYPDGSAKTNKFMHQLHINLVNILPAHLADTIMRMIGKKPIAVNLCNKMVKAVGALEYFMLRDWVFHNTRSQCLWDTLSPTDQEIYHFDIDSLDWGAYIETYQKGCKQYIMKEELKDLPKARRNMRKMHFFHRLVQLIMMYGVWCLLASESATHCYSVFFRGAAKMLSLPVLAAAEEFDGEGVELPDGVEVDDVAGMDAVL